One window of Phycisphaeraceae bacterium genomic DNA carries:
- a CDS encoding NAD(P)/FAD-dependent oxidoreductase has product MEQMRATLPRIVIIGGGFAGLNAAQALKGVAADVSVIDRRNFHLFQPLLYQVATAGLSPADIATPIRHVLRKQKNAHVVLAEPTAIDLEKRHVRFDGGPTLEYDWLVLAAGATHSYFGHDEWEEIAPGLKTVEDATEIRRRILLAFESAEYEGSEEARRAALTFAIVGGGPTGVELAGAIIEIAAKTIPKDFRFIDTTTTRVILFDGSDRLLPTFSRESSERAKRTLERMGVEVHLNARVTNITRDGIYVGEEFFPARSVLWAAGVRANPIGETLGVPVEKNGQVKVGPDLSVPGHRNVFIVGDMASVESDGKPVPGVAPAAIQMGRYVGNLIKREIEAGHPPPPREPFVYWDKGSLATIGKAKAVAEVAGFKFSGFFAWLVWSLVHITFLISFRNRLIVMFNWAWGWFFFSKSARLITGDTDIRVDEVRAGEVVIGSKFASPHERSGSS; this is encoded by the coding sequence ATGGAGCAAATGCGAGCGACACTGCCGCGGATCGTGATCATCGGTGGCGGCTTCGCCGGACTGAACGCCGCACAGGCCTTGAAAGGCGTCGCCGCGGATGTTTCCGTCATCGATCGCCGCAACTTCCACCTCTTTCAACCGCTTCTTTATCAGGTCGCGACCGCCGGCTTGTCTCCCGCCGATATCGCCACACCGATCCGCCACGTTCTACGCAAACAGAAGAACGCGCACGTTGTACTTGCCGAGCCGACCGCGATCGATCTCGAGAAGAGGCACGTGCGATTCGACGGCGGCCCGACGCTCGAATATGACTGGCTCGTTCTCGCCGCGGGCGCGACACACTCGTATTTCGGGCATGATGAATGGGAAGAGATCGCCCCGGGACTGAAAACGGTCGAAGACGCGACCGAAATCCGCCGGCGGATTCTGCTCGCATTCGAGAGCGCCGAATACGAAGGGAGCGAAGAAGCGCGAAGAGCGGCACTGACCTTTGCGATCGTCGGGGGCGGACCGACCGGTGTTGAACTAGCGGGCGCGATCATCGAAATCGCCGCCAAGACGATCCCGAAAGATTTCCGCTTCATCGACACGACCACGACCCGTGTCATTCTGTTCGACGGAAGCGACCGGCTGCTACCGACCTTCTCCCGCGAATCGAGCGAGCGCGCCAAGCGGACACTGGAGAGAATGGGTGTTGAGGTTCATCTCAACGCACGCGTGACAAATATCACCCGCGATGGAATTTACGTCGGCGAGGAGTTCTTCCCAGCGCGGTCGGTTCTTTGGGCCGCCGGCGTGCGCGCGAATCCGATCGGCGAAACCCTCGGTGTTCCTGTCGAGAAAAACGGTCAGGTGAAAGTGGGTCCTGATCTCTCGGTGCCGGGCCATCGCAACGTCTTCATCGTCGGCGACATGGCGTCGGTCGAATCAGATGGCAAACCTGTGCCCGGCGTCGCGCCCGCGGCCATCCAGATGGGCAGATACGTCGGAAACCTCATCAAACGCGAGATCGAAGCCGGGCACCCGCCCCCGCCGCGCGAGCCGTTCGTCTATTGGGACAAAGGCTCACTCGCCACGATTGGGAAAGCCAAAGCCGTAGCCGAGGTCGCAGGCTTCAAATTCAGCGGATTCTTCGCCTGGCTCGTCTGGTCGCTCGTCCACATCACTTTCCTGATCAGCTTCCGAAACCGATTGATCGTGATGTTCAACTGGGCTTGGGGGTGGTTCTTCTTCTCGAAGTCGGCGCGGCTGATCACGGGCGATACCGATATTCGCGTTGATGAAGTTCGCGCAGGGGAAGTTGTGATCGGCAGCAAGTTTGCATCGCCGCACGAGCGTTCCGGATCAAGCTGA